The Flavobacteriales bacterium DNA segment TAAAAGTAGACTTAAAAAGCTTTCAAAAAGTTTTTAAATCTACATGTAATACACACGAGATTGTTAAATCTTGTGAGATAAATTATTTTTCCATTACTACTTTACCTTTGTAGTAAAGTACACCATCTACCCAGTGAGTTCTGTGTGTTTGATGAGTCTCTCCAGTCGTTTGACATACGCTTAACTGTGGCGTTGTAGCTTTGTCGTGAGTACGTCTTTTATCTCTCCTTGTTTTAGAGATTTTACGTTTAGGATGTGCCATAATCTAAATTTATTTAGTCTTTAGTTGTTTTAAATTTTCCCATCGTGGGTCAATTGTTTCGTCAATATCTTCTGTCAATCCCATCTGTTCGATATGTTCCAACATTTCGGGGTTGCACTCGTCCAATGATTGGTGTGTACGTTTAGAGGGTAGCGATAAATGAGCAAATTCATAGATATACCGTGCTAAAGATAGGGTATGTTCGTTGCTCGAAAGAATGAGGATTTCATCACTTTCTACGCTT contains these protein-coding regions:
- the rpmF gene encoding 50S ribosomal protein L32 yields the protein MAHPKRKISKTRRDKRRTHDKATTPQLSVCQTTGETHQTHRTHWVDGVLYYKGKVVMEK